The Candidatus Scalindua japonica genome contains a region encoding:
- the purF gene encoding amidophosphoribosyltransferase gives MAKAREYCGLFGIFDCDDAAEKVYYGLYSLQHRGEESAGIASTDGKHVIYHKNFGLVSDVFSPESLQKIKNPHAIGHVRYSTFGSSDSIDNVQPMVVLYAKGEVAIAHNGQLLGAGKLRYDYELHGSIFHTTSDTEVIVHLMAKPSHLEKPNLSHVLNHLRGAFSLLFLTKDEMVGVRDPNGFRPLSIGKLNGSYVLSSETCALNQIGAEFIRDVKPGEVVYINKDGIKSEIFCSPRRIRPAYCIFELIYFARPDSNVFGENVHLFRKQLGVKLAKEFPVDADVVIAVPEGGNSAAMGFSEESGIPLDRGFIRNHYVGRTFIQPEQGNRHKKVELKLNAVAEVVRGKRVVVVDDSIVRGTTSKSRIKLLRKAGATEVHLRISCPPHRFPCYYGIDFQSKDELIAANHTIEEIIDFLKADSLGYLSQEGMLGCAASPRNHYCTACFSGNYPVTDKKIAKKIRKKRPKNKITV, from the coding sequence TTGGCAAAAGCACGAGAATATTGTGGTTTATTTGGGATTTTTGATTGCGATGATGCAGCAGAGAAGGTTTATTATGGCCTTTATTCTTTACAACATCGTGGTGAAGAGAGTGCTGGCATTGCGTCTACTGATGGTAAGCACGTAATTTATCATAAAAACTTTGGGTTGGTAAGTGATGTTTTCTCGCCTGAGAGTTTACAAAAAATAAAAAACCCACATGCCATTGGTCATGTTCGTTATTCTACATTTGGATCAAGTGATAGTATCGACAATGTGCAGCCAATGGTAGTATTGTATGCCAAGGGTGAAGTTGCTATTGCGCACAATGGTCAACTGCTGGGTGCCGGTAAGCTGAGATATGATTACGAACTGCATGGTTCAATCTTTCACACAACTTCTGATACAGAAGTTATTGTTCATTTAATGGCGAAACCAAGTCATTTGGAAAAACCAAATCTTTCTCATGTATTAAATCATTTAAGAGGCGCCTTTTCTCTCCTGTTCCTGACAAAAGATGAAATGGTAGGAGTACGTGACCCAAACGGCTTTCGACCCCTTTCAATAGGAAAACTGAACGGTAGTTATGTCTTGTCTTCTGAAACCTGCGCTCTGAACCAGATTGGTGCTGAATTTATAAGAGATGTTAAACCCGGAGAAGTGGTTTATATTAACAAGGATGGTATTAAAAGTGAAATATTTTGTTCACCAAGGCGAATTCGTCCGGCGTATTGTATATTTGAGTTAATCTATTTTGCCCGTCCTGATAGTAATGTTTTTGGAGAAAACGTCCACTTATTCCGGAAACAGCTTGGGGTAAAACTTGCAAAAGAGTTTCCTGTGGATGCTGATGTTGTGATTGCTGTGCCAGAGGGGGGAAATTCAGCCGCAATGGGTTTTTCGGAAGAGTCGGGTATACCACTGGATCGTGGGTTCATAAGGAATCACTATGTTGGAAGGACATTTATACAACCTGAGCAGGGAAACCGGCATAAGAAGGTTGAGCTTAAACTTAATGCGGTTGCGGAAGTTGTTAGAGGCAAAAGGGTTGTAGTGGTAGATGACTCTATTGTACGTGGGACTACATCAAAGTCGAGGATTAAGCTTTTGCGGAAGGCGGGTGCTACTGAGGTGCATTTGAGGATCAGCTGTCCTCCACATCGTTTCCCCTGTTACTACGGAATTGATTTTCAGAGCAAGGATGAACTTATTGCTGCCAACCACACAATTGAAGAAATAATTGATTTTTTAAAAGCGGATAGTTTGGGTTATCTGAGCCAGGAAGGGATGTTGGGTTGTGCGGCTTCTCCGCGTAATCATTATTGTACAGCATGTTTTTCCGGAAACTATCCTGTGACTGATAAAAAAATTGCTAAGAAAATACGTAAAAAAAGACCAAAAAATAAAATTACGGTATAG
- a CDS encoding cation:proton antiporter, with amino-acid sequence MIEILDLSALLLSLAAIFSYLNFRFIKLPTTIGIMLIAMFISVSLVILGHCGFEGIQNRATVTLEGIDFNKTLMHGMLSFLLFSGALHVNLDDLAKHKWIISTLATFGVIFSTLIVGGSAWVVFLIVGIKLPFIYCLLFGSLIAPTDPIAVIGILNKAGVPKSLETKITGESLFNDGVAVVVFLVITGIAAGGHDVTAEHIMFLFIEEAIGGIFFGLLIGWLTYLMLKSLDNYQVEVLLTLALVMGGYSLARAIHVSGPIAMVVAGMFIGNRGRLFAMSEETRKHLDSFWELMDEILNAVLFLLIGLEVLVLTIKERYLIAGLAMIPVVLFARFISVGIPVTFMRRVRDFSPDAVKIMTWGGLRGGISVALALSIPTGPEREALLTITYIIVVFSILVQGLTIERLATSRKFESA; translated from the coding sequence ATTATCGAAATCCTTGATCTTTCCGCCCTGCTCTTAAGCCTGGCAGCGATTTTCAGTTATCTAAATTTCCGATTTATCAAGTTACCGACTACTATCGGGATAATGCTGATCGCAATGTTTATCTCTGTGAGCCTGGTAATACTGGGCCATTGTGGCTTTGAAGGCATTCAGAACAGAGCAACGGTAACTCTGGAAGGAATCGATTTCAACAAAACCCTGATGCACGGCATGCTAAGCTTCCTCCTGTTCTCCGGGGCCTTACATGTAAATCTAGACGACCTGGCCAAACACAAATGGATCATCAGCACACTGGCAACATTCGGTGTGATATTTAGCACTTTAATCGTGGGCGGTTCTGCCTGGGTTGTTTTCTTAATAGTTGGCATCAAATTACCATTTATTTACTGCTTGTTATTTGGAAGTCTTATAGCACCAACTGATCCAATAGCTGTAATTGGAATTCTTAATAAAGCGGGAGTACCTAAGAGCCTTGAGACTAAAATTACTGGTGAAAGTCTTTTTAATGATGGTGTCGCCGTTGTTGTGTTTCTGGTTATTACTGGTATTGCCGCAGGGGGTCATGACGTCACAGCCGAACACATAATGTTCCTGTTTATTGAAGAAGCAATAGGTGGGATATTTTTCGGACTCCTCATTGGCTGGCTGACTTACCTGATGCTGAAGAGTTTAGACAATTATCAGGTTGAAGTACTTCTGACTTTAGCACTGGTCATGGGCGGTTACTCTCTCGCACGCGCCATTCACGTCTCCGGCCCGATTGCCATGGTAGTTGCCGGGATGTTTATCGGCAACAGAGGACGTCTTTTTGCCATGAGTGAAGAGACCAGGAAACACCTGGATTCCTTCTGGGAACTAATGGACGAAATATTAAATGCCGTCCTTTTTCTGCTAATTGGCCTGGAGGTATTAGTCCTTACTATTAAGGAAAGATATTTAATCGCCGGCCTCGCGATGATACCGGTTGTGCTGTTTGCGCGTTTCATTAGTGTCGGCATACCTGTCACCTTCATGCGACGTGTAAGGGATTTCAGCCCTGATGCCGTAAAAATCATGACATGGGGAGGTTTACGAGGAGGCATCTCAGTTGCACTTGCCCTTTCCATTCCAACTGGACCGGAAAGAGAAGCGCTATTAACCATCACTTACATTATTGTAGTATTTTCTATACTTGTGCAGGGCTTGACAATTGAACGACTGGCAACGTCAAGGAAATTTGAAAGTGCCTAG
- a CDS encoding B12-binding domain-containing radical SAM protein, with the protein MNILMIFPTKLDKNNKPVKYKRALFPPLSLAILNSLTPDRHKVTVVNDLVEEIPFSSNYDLVAITALTNQSLRAYQIAQTFREMGVKVMIGGMHATVLPQEVLQHSDAVVVGEAENIWAKILQDVEMGKLQKLYQDTAPPDLQTLVIPKWNNMNMKIYGQGGKPVVPLFTTRGCPYGCKFCSVTKYFGKTFRLKPISNVLAEIEAAPNNFFFFVDDNITVNPDYCKELFKALKPYNIQWLSQVSTRILKNPELIGLAAHAGCTGLYIGIESINRRSLKSARKDFNNVDDYEELFRQLRGAGIVPMAAIIIGFDEDPLDQFQVTLEFLDKIKAGLALFSILTPLPGTDTYAEMEKEGRILNNDWSLYDMSNVVFEPNGYSPEELRLVYWKCYEKYFSLVNIAIRIFRNVSISKKPVDAFLLSLISQLYSRKKVMTLEHPYSGGSDRIL; encoded by the coding sequence ATGAATATTTTGATGATATTTCCGACCAAGCTTGATAAAAACAATAAGCCTGTCAAATACAAAAGGGCATTATTTCCACCTTTGTCATTGGCTATTTTAAATAGTCTAACGCCGGACAGGCACAAAGTTACTGTAGTTAATGATTTGGTAGAGGAAATCCCGTTTTCAAGTAATTATGATTTGGTTGCAATTACCGCTCTTACTAATCAAAGCTTAAGGGCTTATCAAATTGCACAGACGTTTCGAGAGATGGGTGTTAAGGTTATGATTGGAGGAATGCATGCGACAGTACTTCCACAGGAAGTTTTACAACATTCAGATGCTGTGGTTGTGGGAGAAGCGGAAAATATATGGGCCAAAATCTTGCAAGATGTTGAAATGGGTAAGCTTCAGAAACTATATCAGGATACTGCCCCACCAGACCTACAAACATTGGTAATTCCCAAATGGAACAACATGAATATGAAAATCTATGGACAGGGAGGGAAACCCGTAGTACCTCTATTTACAACACGAGGTTGTCCATATGGATGCAAGTTCTGCTCCGTCACAAAATATTTTGGAAAAACTTTCAGGTTAAAACCAATTTCTAATGTATTAGCAGAAATTGAAGCTGCTCCAAATAATTTTTTCTTTTTTGTTGATGATAATATTACGGTCAATCCAGATTACTGTAAGGAGCTATTCAAGGCTCTGAAGCCCTATAACATTCAATGGCTTTCACAGGTTAGCACAAGAATTTTGAAGAATCCGGAACTTATAGGATTGGCCGCTCACGCTGGATGTACGGGATTGTATATTGGCATAGAATCTATCAATCGTCGTAGCCTGAAATCAGCTCGCAAAGACTTCAACAATGTTGATGATTATGAAGAACTTTTCAGACAACTCCGAGGGGCTGGAATTGTACCTATGGCTGCTATCATTATTGGCTTTGACGAAGACCCTCTTGATCAATTCCAGGTTACTTTAGAGTTTCTTGATAAAATCAAGGCGGGGCTAGCCCTTTTTTCTATTCTGACTCCTCTTCCAGGAACTGATACGTACGCTGAAATGGAAAAAGAGGGAAGGATATTGAACAATGATTGGTCACTGTATGATATGAGCAATGTTGTTTTTGAACCCAATGGGTATAGCCCAGAAGAACTGAGGCTGGTCTATTGGAAGTGTTATGAAAAATATTTTTCACTTGTCAACATTGCAATTCGTATATTCCGCAATGTCTCGATTTCCAAAAAACCAGTGGATGCTTTTTTGCTTAGCCTTATTTCTCAGCTGTATTCACGAAAAAAAGTTATGACGTTAGAGCATCCCTACTCAGGAGGAAGTGACAGAATTTTATAA
- a CDS encoding CDP-alcohol phosphatidyltransferase family protein, with protein MMNQLKNYSPTIVSIGNLACGFGAIVFIMNNEQAYAAWLVILAMIFDGLDGQVARLTKTTITWGAHLDTLADMITFGFVPAFLIGKQGAFDAPIAIWFVCFFYTLSAAIRLAKFEFESEKSNSSGKTRSKYFTGLPSTLAGGTAASLILLDSYLKTTLNIQAVSTCLPCVIFILGMLMLSKVPYIRIIDLVGSKRDPVSLLITSVLFFTLLVFFILYPSIMLALGFCVYILIGLGKHGIHRRRAIHIT; from the coding sequence ATGATGAACCAATTAAAAAATTATTCGCCTACGATTGTTAGTATAGGCAACCTCGCCTGTGGTTTTGGCGCAATTGTATTTATCATGAATAACGAGCAGGCTTACGCAGCATGGCTTGTTATCCTGGCCATGATATTCGACGGACTTGATGGTCAAGTTGCCCGATTAACAAAAACGACAATTACCTGGGGCGCTCACTTAGACACTCTTGCAGACATGATTACCTTCGGGTTTGTTCCAGCATTCCTGATCGGCAAACAGGGAGCTTTCGATGCGCCCATTGCTATCTGGTTTGTATGTTTCTTTTATACCTTGAGCGCAGCAATCAGGTTAGCAAAATTCGAATTTGAATCAGAAAAGAGTAACTCTTCCGGCAAAACACGAAGTAAATATTTTACGGGCCTGCCTTCTACACTTGCTGGCGGAACCGCTGCCTCACTGATTTTGCTAGATTCATATCTCAAAACCACACTTAACATTCAAGCTGTTTCTACATGCCTTCCATGTGTTATCTTTATCTTAGGAATGTTAATGTTGAGCAAGGTCCCGTACATAAGGATTATCGATCTTGTAGGTAGCAAACGCGATCCGGTTTCTTTATTAATCACATCTGTTCTTTTCTTCACGCTCCTTGTGTTCTTCATTCTTTACCCAAGTATTATGCTGGCACTCGGTTTTTGTGTATACATTCTTATCGGCCTCGGCAAACATGGCATACACAGGAGAAGAGCGATTCATATCACTTAA
- the purM gene encoding phosphoribosylformylglycinamidine cyclo-ligase translates to MEMAGYSYKDAGVDIKAKGKFTSEIYGQLHRTFGPRVIENPGGFAGLFSLNHNSKLFSKNYKQPVLVASTDGVGTKLKIAFMMDRHDTIGIDLVAMCVNDILVLGAEPLFFLDYMASSRMIPGKMKDVLHGISYGCCEAECALLGGETPEMPGFYHDGEYDLAGFAVGVVEKNKIINGKGIVAGDIVIGLRSNGLHSNGFSLVRKVLFEKAKLDVNSKIKTIDGTIGDELLKPTRIYVKSIRALLRHYQTKKVVKGMAHITGGGLIENIPRVLPEGCSVRIKKCTWPVPEIFGEIQKRGKIDEDEMYNVLNMGIGMVLIVSKHYVSSIMKKLKLIKEDSFIIGKVIKGNKKVEIM, encoded by the coding sequence ATAGAAATGGCAGGATATAGTTATAAAGATGCGGGAGTCGATATTAAAGCTAAGGGTAAGTTTACCTCTGAGATTTATGGGCAGTTACACAGGACTTTTGGCCCGAGGGTTATAGAAAATCCAGGTGGTTTTGCCGGCCTGTTTTCGTTAAATCATAACTCGAAACTGTTCTCAAAAAATTACAAACAACCCGTGTTAGTAGCGTCTACAGATGGTGTAGGGACGAAACTGAAAATTGCCTTTATGATGGATCGGCACGATACGATAGGCATAGATTTGGTTGCTATGTGTGTTAATGATATTTTGGTGCTGGGAGCTGAACCTCTCTTTTTTTTAGATTATATGGCCAGTAGCAGGATGATTCCCGGTAAAATGAAGGATGTCCTTCACGGTATTTCTTATGGATGTTGTGAAGCGGAATGTGCTCTCCTGGGAGGCGAAACACCGGAAATGCCAGGGTTTTACCATGATGGCGAGTACGATTTAGCTGGATTCGCAGTCGGAGTTGTAGAAAAAAATAAGATTATAAATGGGAAGGGTATAGTTGCAGGTGATATAGTGATCGGTTTGAGATCAAACGGGCTTCATAGTAACGGTTTTTCTTTGGTGCGAAAAGTTCTATTTGAAAAAGCAAAACTGGATGTAAATAGTAAGATTAAAACGATAGATGGGACTATAGGCGATGAACTTCTTAAACCGACCAGAATATATGTTAAGTCGATTAGGGCTCTTTTACGTCATTATCAAACGAAAAAAGTTGTTAAGGGTATGGCGCATATTACTGGAGGTGGTTTGATAGAGAATATCCCCCGTGTTTTACCGGAAGGGTGCTCGGTACGGATCAAAAAATGTACTTGGCCTGTTCCGGAGATTTTTGGAGAAATACAGAAACGGGGAAAAATAGATGAGGATGAGATGTACAATGTTCTTAACATGGGAATAGGAATGGTGTTAATTGTATCAAAGCATTATGTATCCTCTATAATGAAAAAGCTAAAACTGATTAAAGAAGATTCATTTATTATAGGAAAGGTTATAAAAGGTAATAAAAAGGTTGAAATAATGTAG
- the thiE gene encoding thiamine phosphate synthase, whose translation MTTKRDFLHKTRLYVLISSNIAAKPIKETVRLVIDGGADAIQLREKIVSDSDFISLAREVREITAKSGTLLIINDRVHVAREIDADGVHLGQQDMSVSEARDIIGHEKIIGVSTHSIIQAMQAQKDGADYIAIGPIYPTKTKEYEPSIGIDAIPKISGAVNIPIIAIGAITLENLNEVLKAGAPRVAICSAIICAQDILSTTKQFNNKLTTEES comes from the coding sequence ATGACTACAAAGAGAGACTTTCTTCACAAAACCAGGCTATATGTATTAATAAGCAGTAATATTGCGGCAAAACCGATTAAAGAAACTGTAAGACTTGTCATAGATGGTGGAGCGGATGCCATTCAATTGCGTGAAAAGATAGTATCTGATAGTGATTTCATATCTCTTGCCCGAGAAGTACGTGAAATCACTGCTAAAAGCGGGACTTTATTGATTATCAATGACCGCGTACATGTTGCCAGGGAAATTGATGCAGATGGTGTTCATTTAGGCCAACAGGATATGAGTGTCTCAGAAGCACGAGACATTATTGGCCATGAAAAAATTATCGGAGTATCTACACATAGCATTATACAAGCAATGCAAGCACAAAAAGATGGCGCAGATTATATTGCAATTGGCCCGATCTATCCAACTAAGACAAAAGAGTATGAACCATCAATAGGAATTGACGCTATTCCAAAAATCTCGGGAGCAGTAAATATCCCAATTATTGCCATAGGTGCCATAACCCTGGAGAACCTCAATGAAGTACTAAAAGCCGGAGCACCAAGAGTAGCAATTTGTTCTGCAATTATATGTGCACAAGATATCCTTTCAACTACAAAGCAATTTAATAATAAATTAACAACTGAAGAGAGTTAA
- the murJ gene encoding murein biosynthesis integral membrane protein MurJ — translation MQKKESFLKSAKTVSLCTLMSRALGLARDIICASYFGTSLAWDAFVVAFKIPNLFRRLFGEGALSAAFIPVFTEYLETKDRKDAWELVNITGTLLFIILGSLVVLAEISFSVVPSVVSLNHKWDLVLNLLLITFPYVLFICMVALAMAVLNSLKHFLTPALAPVMLNICWIMGVFLLTPIFGNTLEKKIFGLAAAILIGGMVQLAMQIPVLKKEGITFKPSFSFSHPGLKRIMALMLPIIFGLAVVQINVLMDSFIAIAFAKHPGGNESFSFAGMTIPYPLETGAASVLYYGDRLIQFPLGVFGIAMATAVFPFFSTYAARKDWTNFTNTFNQAVRVVLFIGIPASAGLILLRRPLVELFYERNAFTAESTFRTATVILFYSIGVWAYSASHVIIRAFYSIQDTKTPVKVGASMVSLNLVLNLTLIWFLHEGGLALATAISATIQIIIMFILLHKKLNITGHKQIITSAFKTLIATFLMYVTCWIMLKAMPDSNGKLMIKLMRLLIPLASALITFFTVSLLLKSEELRYLYASFRRKKE, via the coding sequence ATGCAAAAAAAAGAAAGTTTCCTAAAATCTGCGAAGACAGTCAGCCTATGCACACTGATGAGTAGGGCATTGGGACTGGCACGAGACATAATATGCGCAAGCTATTTCGGCACCAGTCTGGCCTGGGACGCCTTTGTAGTGGCCTTCAAGATACCGAATCTCTTCAGGCGGCTTTTTGGTGAAGGTGCATTGAGTGCCGCCTTTATTCCCGTATTTACAGAATATCTTGAAACCAAAGACAGAAAAGATGCATGGGAACTAGTAAATATAACAGGAACATTGCTGTTTATAATCCTTGGAAGCCTGGTTGTACTGGCAGAGATATCATTCTCCGTTGTACCCTCAGTCGTATCCCTGAATCACAAATGGGATTTAGTATTAAATCTGCTGCTTATAACCTTCCCATACGTACTTTTTATTTGTATGGTTGCGCTTGCAATGGCAGTCCTGAATTCGCTCAAACACTTCCTTACGCCTGCTCTTGCTCCTGTCATGCTGAACATCTGCTGGATAATGGGGGTATTCTTACTTACTCCCATTTTCGGAAATACATTGGAGAAAAAGATTTTTGGGCTTGCGGCAGCAATTCTCATCGGAGGTATGGTCCAATTGGCAATGCAGATACCTGTTTTAAAAAAAGAGGGAATAACTTTCAAACCTTCATTCAGCTTTTCACATCCAGGCCTCAAACGTATCATGGCACTGATGCTTCCCATTATATTCGGCCTGGCAGTTGTCCAGATCAATGTACTCATGGACAGTTTTATTGCAATTGCATTTGCGAAACATCCTGGAGGTAATGAGAGTTTCTCTTTTGCGGGAATGACAATACCATATCCGCTGGAAACAGGCGCTGCGTCAGTGTTATATTATGGTGACAGGTTGATTCAATTTCCCCTGGGCGTCTTTGGAATTGCAATGGCAACTGCAGTATTTCCGTTCTTTTCTACATATGCCGCCCGAAAAGATTGGACAAATTTCACCAACACATTTAATCAGGCGGTAAGGGTTGTATTATTTATTGGAATACCAGCATCTGCAGGCTTAATATTATTACGAAGGCCGCTTGTTGAGTTATTTTACGAAAGAAACGCTTTTACGGCAGAATCAACCTTTAGAACCGCTACAGTTATACTCTTCTACTCTATTGGCGTATGGGCATACTCAGCCTCTCACGTAATTATAAGGGCTTTCTACTCTATTCAGGACACAAAAACACCGGTAAAAGTCGGCGCGAGTATGGTGAGCCTGAACCTCGTTCTCAATCTAACTCTAATCTGGTTTCTTCATGAAGGTGGACTTGCACTGGCAACAGCAATCAGCGCAACAATTCAGATAATAATCATGTTTATCCTGCTCCATAAGAAACTCAATATTACCGGACACAAACAGATCATCACATCAGCTTTCAAGACATTAATTGCAACCTTTCTGATGTACGTCACATGTTGGATAATGCTGAAGGCAATGCCAGACAGTAATGGCAAACTTATGATAAAACTCATGCGGCTCCTTATTCCATTAGCTTCTGCGCTCATAACATTTTTTACCGTATCACTTCTACTTAAATCAGAAGAATTAAGGTATCTCTACGCTTCGTTCAGGAGAAAAAAAGAATAG
- a CDS encoding endonuclease III domain-containing protein: protein MEKIDDIVSVLKRENKKYVVPIVTIVSMTKGPFAVLVSCLLSLRTKDKVTGDASSRLFGLADNPEKMLDLSIKSIEKAIYPVGFYKTKAKRIKEICKVLLDDYGGVVPDEIDELLKLNGVGRKTANLVVTLGYGKLGICVDTHVHRISNRLGLVKTKTPEQTEFALRKTLPQKYWLIYNDLLVTYGQNLCVPISPWCSKCKIFKYCKRVGVEKCR from the coding sequence TTGGAAAAAATAGATGACATAGTGTCTGTTCTTAAACGAGAAAACAAAAAATATGTTGTTCCTATTGTTACGATAGTTTCGATGACAAAAGGTCCATTTGCGGTGCTTGTTTCATGTCTTCTCAGTTTAAGGACTAAAGATAAAGTTACTGGTGACGCCTCAAGCAGGCTGTTTGGCCTTGCAGATAATCCTGAAAAGATGCTTGATTTAAGTATAAAGAGTATTGAAAAGGCTATTTATCCTGTCGGGTTTTATAAAACGAAAGCAAAGAGAATAAAAGAGATATGTAAGGTCTTGCTTGATGATTATGGAGGTGTAGTTCCTGATGAAATTGATGAACTCTTAAAACTGAATGGTGTTGGTAGAAAAACCGCAAACCTTGTGGTTACTTTGGGTTATGGTAAATTGGGGATATGTGTAGATACGCATGTACACAGGATTTCGAACAGACTTGGCCTGGTAAAAACAAAAACCCCGGAACAGACAGAATTCGCTCTAAGAAAGACATTGCCCCAAAAATACTGGCTAATCTACAATGATCTCTTGGTAACATACGGCCAGAATCTCTGTGTGCCGATTTCACCTTGGTGCAGCAAATGTAAGATATTCAAATATTGCAAAAGGGTTGGTGTAGAGAAATGCAGATAA
- a CDS encoding DUF445 domain-containing protein, protein MNKSLLTNLIAAAVCGGTYACPEFTGKQALFLSGLFALSGALTNWLAVHMLFEKIPGFYGSGIITLRFEEFKAGIRSLIMENFFTEENFAKVSKEALPHEIDPDLVMGKIDLDKMFDGFISVVKASPFGGMLDMFGGTEALEPLRDPFKKEFEKRISGILQNIDISSVLQRETDFKTFKSKIGDMVDTRLDELTPKHVKSIIEDMIRQHLGWLVVWGGVFGAFIGFLSTLLL, encoded by the coding sequence ATGAATAAAAGTTTATTAACCAATTTAATAGCCGCTGCCGTGTGCGGGGGTACTTATGCATGCCCTGAGTTTACCGGTAAGCAGGCACTTTTTTTATCCGGTTTGTTCGCGCTTTCAGGTGCACTGACTAACTGGCTTGCAGTTCATATGTTATTTGAAAAGATTCCGGGGTTTTACGGTTCCGGCATAATCACATTGAGGTTTGAGGAATTTAAGGCAGGTATCCGTTCTTTAATTATGGAAAATTTTTTTACGGAAGAGAATTTTGCCAAAGTTTCTAAGGAAGCATTGCCTCATGAGATAGATCCGGATCTGGTTATGGGCAAGATAGACCTTGACAAGATGTTTGATGGTTTTATATCGGTAGTCAAAGCTTCTCCCTTTGGCGGCATGTTGGATATGTTTGGAGGGACAGAAGCTCTTGAACCTCTGAGAGACCCGTTTAAAAAAGAATTCGAAAAGCGGATATCCGGTATATTACAAAATATTGATATATCTTCAGTCCTACAGCGGGAAACGGATTTTAAGACATTCAAGTCCAAGATAGGAGATATGGTAGATACCAGGCTGGACGAACTGACACCAAAGCATGTAAAGAGTATTATTGAAGATATGATTCGCCAGCACCTTGGCTGGCTGGTCGTCTGGGGAGGAGTATTTGGAGCATTTATCGGTTTTCTCAGCACTTTATTATTGTGA
- a CDS encoding Maf family protein, which produces MRNICLASSSPRRQQILKEMGLDFIVCYPEKYKEIICGLDPEVLVCHNALGKAKEVGEKYKGLIIIGCDTIVVFNNEIFGKPLTPDNANAMLTKLSGNYHTVISGLAVIDIQKNRKLVGYDKTEVKFKDVSEKEINDYVASGEPLDKAGAYGIQGSGGVFVKSIKGCFSNVVGLPKELLKKFLEELTN; this is translated from the coding sequence ATGAGAAATATATGTCTTGCATCTTCCTCACCGAGAAGGCAACAAATTTTAAAAGAGATGGGGTTGGATTTTATAGTCTGCTATCCTGAGAAATATAAAGAAATAATTTGTGGTTTAGATCCGGAGGTACTGGTCTGTCATAATGCTCTTGGTAAAGCAAAAGAAGTAGGAGAAAAGTATAAAGGTTTAATCATAATCGGTTGTGATACCATAGTGGTATTTAATAATGAAATTTTTGGAAAGCCATTAACTCCTGATAATGCAAATGCAATGCTAACGAAACTGAGTGGTAATTATCATACGGTTATTTCCGGTTTGGCGGTCATTGATATACAAAAAAACAGAAAATTAGTTGGATACGATAAAACGGAAGTTAAGTTTAAAGATGTGTCAGAAAAAGAGATAAATGATTATGTTGCATCAGGTGAGCCTCTGGATAAAGCAGGAGCGTATGGAATACAGGGGTCCGGCGGGGTGTTTGTTAAAAGTATTAAGGGTTGTTTCTCAAATGTGGTTGGTCTGCCAAAAGAGCTGCTGAAAAAATTTCTTGAGGAACTCACAAATTAA